A stretch of the Paramormyrops kingsleyae isolate MSU_618 chromosome 16, PKINGS_0.4, whole genome shotgun sequence genome encodes the following:
- the LOC111851511 gene encoding thymosin beta-11-like — protein MSDKPNLEEVTSFDKTKLKKTQTEEKNPLPSKETIEQEKQAETS, from the exons ATGTCTGATAAGCCGAATCTGGAGGAAGTCACCAGCTTTGACAAAACCAAGCTGAAGAAGACTCAGACTGAGGAGAAAAATCCCCTGCCGTCTAAAGAAA CCATTGAACAGGAGAAGCAAGCAGAGACGTCATGA